The nucleotide sequence ccctaaaaaaatgcccaggtccgggtttgaacccgcgacgtcccgctaacccgataatatccttaaccatgaTGTTGTTCGTTCATTTCTGTTATATTTCACAACTTAACTCTATTCAACCATTTTATCATTTTCAaaccatcatcatctttttcttcaccGAATCAatatatcattaccattattattttcgttattaccagttatcattttcatattaCTATTTAAGTTTGGAAAGATTGgcgtaataatatataataatagagATCCACTTCAATTTAGGAAGTCGATTAAATGAGCTGTAATCCaatgaaaaaaaaaacaaacaactcATCGAGTTTTATTCATTCTTAACTAACTCGGCCCACCAAAATATGTAATAAATCTCGTCACCCTTTTTTTTTTATACTACCACGTCCCACCATCCAATTGCTTCTCCTCCTTATTTATTTGGAACAGCCCAATCTTAATTTAATGATATTGCTGGGTTCGTTGGGATCATTCAACGAAAAGGAATAAAAAAAATAGCTATCATCTTCTTGGTTGTCCACTAACTCCATAAATAATTGGGTAGGCTTATTTTATTTGTGATGGTCGACCAGAAAGAACAACGTATACAGCAACCACCTCAATTAATTCAACACATAGACTTTATCATCACCTCACCCAATCCTCATCATATAACATGTATCATTATCGTTTACATTCACCAATATCTTTTCTTCCTTATTTGATATAGTATATCACAGCAACGAAAGAGCTGTACAGCAGTTTTCTTGGGCTGAATGTTTTCTGTCGAATTAGGAAcccaaacaaaaaaaataaaataaataattaaatggaTGTTGTAGATTTTATGTGGTGGTTTGCGTATGACAGGAAAAGAACAAGAAGTGGTGAGGGGATGGTTTTGACGGGTGGTAATGGGTGGTCTTCAGTGATGGTTAAATGAGGGTGGAAGATGGCGGAGAAGAAAGTGAATGACGGTGGCATTCGGCTGTGatcaaaacagaaaacagaagcatTTGGTGGGTGTTAATGAGGTTCTCCAATGGAGTTTTGGTTTATGGTGATTGATCAACAAACATATGGGTTTTATCGGAGTGGTGATCGATGAAGTGAGGTTCTTGGGTGATTTGAATAGGAACCATAAAACAATACAGCAGCAACCCATCATATTTCGAGTTGTAGGTCGAGTAGAAAACGAGTAATTCACGAAGGAGTAGTAGAAGGGTTTTCGAAAAGTAGCAAGTATAACTGGATTTCTGTCATTATCGTCTTGACTCTTTTATTACATATAGAATTTATGAGTGTACGAAAGATAAAGAGATGAAGATTTTAATTACTTCAGTCTTTCATGGCATCCCTGGAACAAAGGAAAACGTTAACAATTTAGAACTCCTTTTATAGGAAATTTTGTAGCACAAGTGTAAGTTAATTGTTGTATCGGAATTCCAGGTGCTTATGCGTTTGTCAAAAAGGGTTGTTGAATGAGAttaagaatggagggagaagaaatCATGGGTTCATACATGCATTATACATTgaaaataattatgataaaaatgtCGTGACAAAAAGAGGTGACAAGGATGAAGGTGATCAATGGTGATAGTTATGAGAAGTGGTAGTGAGGTCGATTAGTAAACAAGATACAATAGATCATAGGTGGTGGGTTGTGGTTTTGGTTCGAGCTAGTAGTAAACGAAGGGGACTGGGTGGTGGGTCTCGGTGGATagcagaaagaaagaaaaaaaaataggatGTTGATGATATcgatatgcgtatgtgtatataatatacttatatacatataattatattaataatattaataataaagattttaaagAATAACGAGTTGTATCAAAAGTCTTTGGCAGCCCCAATCATTTTTGTTGTTGTGTGTGATTTGATGGTGAAAGTAATGTGTATGTATAGGTGTGTTGATGATGAATGATAGGGATCGATTATCTGTAGAGAAACACCAACAAATAAAGTAAAGGTGGTGGTACACGAAAGTCAGAAAGGAGAAACAAATAATAGAGAAATATAACATCTATCAATTATCTATCAATCAcatataagataatatatatatatatatatatatatatatatatatatatatatatatatatatatatatatatatatatatatatatatatatatatatatatataatcaaattgCAATGTACATGAGGAGAGTTAAAGGTGATAATAGTTAAAGGTGATAATGTGTGTTCCACAAAACAACTAGGTACACTGGTTTTTTTTTTGGAAGTGAGTTTGTCAATGCATCCataacattatatacatatatctatttattttaataataatatgatagtttatttttattttacattcttaattaaagcatacaatattttaaattatacttcaaataatacgtatctatatctatatatattaaaatatatatatatatatatatatatatatatatatatatatatatatatatatatatatatatatatatatatatatatgtatctatttacaaatagtagttcgtgaatcgtcgagaatagtcaaagggtaattgcatgtgTGAACACAGTTCAaatctttgagactcaacctaacagactttgattatcgtgtcgaaaccatataaagattaagtttaaatttggtcaaaaatttctgggtcgtcacacgaaatttgagtgaggtcgtcatagctaacaataaatatgttttcctgacgaatatgagttgataacttgagttttatcatcattgagtaatatggataaaaataattcgattattcgaagagtgcgaatgaagctattcacaaaaggatgaaatgagaaacaaagatttgtttttaacttttgacgtagtcaggtttgaatttagaaaataaggcgcgtcttaacttttgacattgccttggttgaattccgaaatttaagggatttaaagaaaatcttgaagatctataaaatctgattcttcgggatttatggaaattaagatctctttaattaaatacggtgatctgccccgattactacgtctgatatttccagtataaattaagctcttcctttccattattctcaccattcttatactttctttcttagttcatacatccaaaagattctgaaaatgattaatccagttctgatccttgtcctcatccttactatcgcaacaatcattctcctttttcaacttccaccagaggaatctgctttcttctacttcgccctcgggattataatgtttttaattctcccgtgtctttatgttgcgataaacattgatatacacggtttgtaatttatgtgttgttatcggactttatattctcccttatatttcaaagctctatgcttttgttttctcttcccgacttcaagtcaagcgaataatggtcctgaatttatagatatagagtttcgaatgattataatgttctaagcatgaaggaacgtgatagcacgatttgattttcaaatttatcaacatcacggaagatagaaccatcaagaatacattttcttgatttgttacggagttaagtaggatgaaagagttatgtaacatggcacatgatgacgttatgatctgtgaatcatcacgtttcatttagaaactcaacatgacttactgtaatataatcacgttgatcaagtgtcattatattatactaactcatgcatcagttcccatcattacttcaataacattcatattttaagcttgaaaatttacagaatatagaaactaacagtttctatatgatgtaatactgatagcacgaaaagattaatgatttcagataagaatagttataaaaatatctccagaaatatggaggatatttataatgaaaggtacgataatatctcagaatatctaagatcagaggatgatagaaactattgtctgcaagggtttagagtaaggagcaagttattcactatagactttagcagacattgaattatttggattctttgaagtcaaacttattctttgtgatttatccacggctttcttcatagtttcgcataatctgcttttcggtactatattttctattgaatgtttccaatatattgatacacaggaagcacgaagaggtatataatttcggacgagaatatttatgaaaatatcctcagaaatatcaaagatattgatgatgatattttggaatttctaagttcgacggttgatggagaaagattttccgcaagattttaacatgacttcggagcaagatattctctaaagatttcaacggatccagaattacctgaatcctttgaatataggatttggtccttgtatttgtccttggtctccttcatgggtaactcaatctgtttttcaatacccaattttctatcgagcgttcctaacactcctttctttatcatcaaactttggtccgtttagaccatctaccatttttctgtttcctctgcatttaatgctatgatatctgaatcatcggttattaatccgaggtggtttcaggagaattgtgtttttagatgattaaacgctgatggtaatatgatggaatatgaaaggttacctggtaacaataaaagagcacgcgtatatataaacattataataaggttgtttcgtacgaaaagtcgaagttgacttattggagctgtgacaaaattggctaattttgaaaagggatcgcaaagttgtttttgttaataaatgccaaaggatctgacgcggctacgtgttgaacttttactcaattgccgagagtttctcaggtgcataactatatgcataaatctttccttccgtagatgaagtgcggttgattcatcctatcgattgaggtgttttcaagaatcatgaaaggtttgaacgcagaatgtaatcgtgaagatacaaatgaggtttaagacgaaatcaagtggcaaacttgaagaattgtttagtttcatatgttatattcaatattttaattcattttaattgtccaatgttattagtccacagtcgatagtccacagttgacagtgcaatcattcatatatagtttaatatataatatttgaattaattaatacgtatcgtgacccgtgtacatgtctcagactcgatcacaactcaaagtatatatattattatagaatcaacctcaaccctgtatagagaactcgatcattactgcatatagagtgtctatggtgattccaaataatatatatagatgtgtcgatatgatatgtcaaaaccttgtatacgtgtcccgatatttaaagtgcgtaaaataaataacagaaattaaatgacgataaataaagtgcgtaaagtaaataacagaaattaaatgacaataaataaaattgcgagaatataaattgcgataaaataaattgcgataaataaattgcgataaataaaatgtaatacggaattaacagttagctaggattttgttagcgtggtttcttaataaaatttaatattgttaattagtctgtttctaatcaatttttattgtgtccattatttcttcattatgccacttgttggattctgataggtcaaaattcaaatatgaaattgaatttgaatgaaaatagttattctttggtgaacggataagtatcccggtggttttaaataggatagtgaataactgttgaatcagattcgaagaatatacagtgtaacttattaatgtgaaatttaaatattcctcgggtattacctacccgttaaaatatttttattattaacagtttgtacaaaagaatttttaattacaatctttatgaaaacatatatacatatatattttcttcagatgtaatcatgaatttaatgagttaacatgatattaaactcatttagttttcagttggaactagaataaataatctctaaaacattagagattacataatcaccatgtcgaacgaagataactgatgtagaatgtcatgtagaatgatgattatactcgaggtatagattgagatgttgaggcatgtgatattgaaatttgggttgttggtggtactgttggtgccggtgatttggatgaagctggtacgttttgcaccatattttccaagactacaacttatgcgcgaagttcgttaacttcttctattacaccgggatgattgtcggttcggacgagcggatgaatgaggtttagaatctgagatagtatatgatcgtgatgagatactttggaaatgagagagaaaatggtgtctcgaacaggttcgccggtaaacgttttaggttcattgtcaagaggtgaatttggttagtggaaatgatcgccttcttcgcgtttccattgattaagtcgactacgaacccatctccaattcattcagaatagatgatggctaattgatcgattcattccggttactctgctttcggagctcgagtggaaatccatatcgaaatagctgtcggaataactatcgaaatagctatcgaaatctgatggactcgaactggttgagggattcatctcgtacgatcagatgaaggattttcgataagaaatagattataggatgtagattagtaccctgcaatacataatttacatatgcatatataatactaaaatcccataagctacggaggaatctacggaagctgtcaggcaaaggtaacaataacagatacgctaagatatgaatttaactatacactgtctatgcaataaaggcagtaagacgtgtcttagactttaatgatgataagcaaataatttttcgacactaaatgataagcaaaacttttgacatgcagacacggtcgaagtccagactcattaatgcattctaacgactatcagttagactcactaatgcaagacctggttcgctaagaccaccgctcggataccaactgtgaagacccgtcctaatccatccggacgaagtccatatcgattataaacgattcacaacagttgattacatcgcgaggtacttgacctctatatgatacattttacaaacattgcattcttttttgaaaagacaaactttcattacatcgaaagttgacaggcatgcataccatttcataatatatccaactataattgacttgataataatcttgatgaactcgacgactcgaatgcaacgtcttttgaaatatgccatgaatgactccaagtaatatctataaaatgagcaaatacacagcggaagatttctttcgtacctgagaataaacatgctttaaagtgtcaaccaaaaggttggtgagttcattagtttaacttaaacaatcgtttccatcattttaatagaccacaagatttcagatttccatttctcataaacatacgtcccatgtatagagacaaaaatatcattcatatggattgaacacctggtaaccgacattaacaatatgcatatataagaatatctccatcattccgggatcctccttcggacatgatataaatttcgaagtactaaaacatccggtactttggatggggcttgttgggcccgatagatctatctttaggattcgcgtcaattagggtgtctgttccctaattcttagattaccagacttaataaaaaggggaatattcgacttcgataatccaaccatagaatgtagtttcacgtacttgtgtcaatttcgtaaaacagttataaaagttgcgcatgtattctcagcccaaaaatataaagggtaaaaaggcaaatgaaactcacgatactgtattttgtagtaaaaatacatatgacgtcattgaacaatgcagggttggcctcggatttacgaacctatatcaattgtgtatatattaatacgtataatgtaagttacaaaatttcatttattaatatgtattatttatatattatagttttgtagaatttattctaacctttattttaaaacgtatacttatattatattttatatatatatcgattttatgtatatatatctataatgatttacgtttatataaatagtgacattaatatatttatatacatatatttgtggttagtattgtatttatgaaattttattagtttgttatgtgaattattaatacaatcctagtatataccataagtatatatatagtgtacaaaagatttatttgttaaaataataatttagataataatgatttactaataataataataattttattaataatgataatactaatagcaaaaaaaatgaaaatgataactgttaatgatactaataataataactctaaaataatattaatactaataccatacttatgttaataataagggttctaatatttataaaatgataaatgataatcataataatactagtaaatattaatgatgatactgataaatatgatattattaattgtaaatgtactgatgatacaattatttataaaccggtacaaattctaatattgatgataataatatatttttatttccttcataataataataatgataatcataatcataatcctaatgatgataaaatactaaaatgataagtttattactaataataatattattaatacctatcataataataatagtaatgtctataatactttcaaatatgataacaagtatgatactaataataacaataacaataacaatcaaaacaatcacaataataataataatactaataataattaatatataataacaataataaaattagaaaagaaaactacctcacatgaaaagagtttcaaaaaaaaaaaaagaaactaccgtcctctggaatcgatctcgtgaccacatgctcacacgcaaacactctcgaccatcccaccaattctgattctctgtactaatatcgaatttaaattttatatataaactgtttttcttctattcctcttcttctccacaagtctcatggattcaacaaaacatcaataaccaaaaaaaaaacaaaatcggggttccctttaaagcttcaaaacattacagaaaaaaaataatttgggttctaaaataaaaaaaaaatactaaaggactactgcagcgtcggttcttggaacaaaaaaaaaattgatttcgtaatagataacattatagataatgtttataacacaaaatagttttctaaacatgtataaaaactactggaatcgtcaatttgatcagaaacatatacacgaacgcgaatttgtctcaagaacaattgttgactttttttaaactaaactttgacttcaaaattcaagatcgatataaagatttgagagttgagattttgcagatagattcaaagaaagatttctaacctttctgcatttttagattttgaaactttattcgaaattgaattaagagaaaaaaaaattggagcgtgcagagaagaagaaaaaaaaatatcgctgtgctctttaatcccattggatttcctttttatttgatttgcaattatacataatcatgttgtaataatagagatcggttgataaaaaatggagaaaatgtcaacacaggttcacgagttgggagcaggaaagaaacaaaaaaataataataatagagataaaggatacagaggtcacgcgtataatatagatccctactattttttttaattaataataataatatataataataatactattaatatctaataatattaataaaattaataataatgataaatataatattaatgataataataattgtaaaaatgataataataataataataccatactaattatgataatattaatattttatcgataataataatattagtaataataatctaatatatacatccaatttcatctttatatgatataaagtgatattatgaatacaaatattgatatttgacgatacaaataacattactacaataactatatttgtatttaaatttaatttattaatatcatctattattatgtaatatttaataattatgtaatatgtattgtaacatatactgaatattatatatttatgcattttaatataaatatattataatatttatttacatactaattatattatacttatgtatgtaattatgaaaaatataaatgttttatatatgtaagtattatatatatttattaaaatagtacattatttcatcatagatatattataaatttctacatatacataatataataattatgtataaaatcatatatatatagttatatttatgtatatatgtatactaccatatatataaaatcatgttttaaatgttgagtagatgattaattatgtatatttttacaattaactacaaagtataacattgtacatttaatattttgataacgttggtaaaatatgtttgaatcatttatatacaatatactatatatattcaaaataaaaatctttagttattaaatgttatcttttataataacaaaattacttaatagttcattaatactaatataattagttttatatataattatttatatttacattcttagttacaattaaaggttcgtgaatcgtcggaaatagttaaaggtcaaatgttatcatgaaatagttcaaacataatgagactcggtttaatagactttgcttatcgagtcgaatcatataagattatgtttaaatttggtcggaaattcccgggtcatcacacaggtAACGATACTTTGTTTTGGAAAGATCCATGGCTAGATGACACCCCCTTGTGTGAAAAATACGGAAGGCTCTATCGTCTCGAGTCGAATCAAAATGTGATGCTAGCTATTAGACTCATCAAGGAGGGGTGCGAATGGAAAACAAACTGGGATTGGACCCGCAACCCTACAGGTAGAACAAGAAGCGAGCTCGAAGGCTTGCTCACCTCCGTTAACAGCTTCAAATATAACAGTGCCCAAAGCAATTCGTGGAAATGGATCCTCCATAGCTCCGGTCGGTTTCATTGTTCGGTTCTAGGTTCGTTGATAAATCAAAACATCCTCCAAGCTGATCCTATTGCAAAAGAGACACTACGTAATAATCTTGTACCCCAAAAGCTTGGTATTTTTGTATGGAGATGTAGAATGGGGAGACTACCGGTTTTAACCGAACTAGACAAAAGAGGCGTGGATTTAAATTCGGTTAGATGTCCGGTTTGCGATAATGACATCGAAACCGTTGATCACCTCCTCATCAATTGCTCCTTTGCAAAAGATATTTGGTCAAGAGTTCGTAGGTGGTGGAACATATCGAGTCCAATGTGCATGAATCGAGAGGCACTATTTTTAGGCAAACGAAGTGCAAACTAAGCGAATAATACCTCAAGTCTATGGCAAGTCATCGAATGGATATGTGATTACTTACTTTGGAAGAATAGAAACAATTgcattttttaaaagaaaaaaggcAATGCTCCCATGATCCTAAATGAAATTCAAATAAAATCCTTTGAATGGATTTCAAGGCGCTGGAGTAACCGTTCCCTTGAATGGAATAATTGGCTCGTCAATCCCTCGTCCTTTGA is from Rutidosis leptorrhynchoides isolate AG116_Rl617_1_P2 chromosome 10, CSIRO_AGI_Rlap_v1, whole genome shotgun sequence and encodes:
- the LOC139871059 gene encoding uncharacterized protein, with the translated sequence MLAIRLIKEGCEWKTNWDWTRNPTGRTRSELEGLLTSVNSFKYNSAQSNSWKWILHSSGRFHCSVLGSLINQNILQADPIAKETLRNNLVPQKLGIFVWRCRMGRLPVLTELDKRGVDLNSVRCPVCDNDIETVDHLLINCSFAKDIWSRVRRWWNISSPMCMNREALFLGKRSAN